DNA sequence from the Calditerrivibrio sp. genome:
AGAAATATGATCAGTGGTAATTGAATCACCTAACATTAACAACACCCTTGCACCTAAAATATCATAGCTCTCACTTAAAGTGGAATCAAAATCATCGAAATATGGAGGTTTTTTGATATATGTAGATCTTTCCTGCCAGTTATAAATTTTATCATTGCGGACATTTAAACGCTTCCAAAATTCATCCCCATCAAATATCTTAGCATACTCCCTTTTAAAATCAGCTTTTGTAAAAACATGCTCAAGTATTTCCTCTATCTCTTCACTTTTAGGCCAGATATCTTTGAGCATCACCTTTTCACCATAGGGTGTAAAACCAATAGGTTCAGAGGTAAAATCTATATCAATGTTGCCTGCCAAAGCATACGCAACTACAAGGATAGGGCTAGATAGATAATTCGACTTTACAAGCTGATGTATCCTTGCCTCAAAATTTCTATTGCCCGAAAGAACAGAGGCTACATTTAAGTTATTCTCCACTATCACTTTTTCTATTTCAGTCAATAAAGGACCACTGTTACCTATACAGGTCGTACAACCATAGGCGGTAACATGAAAACCCAAAGCCTCCAAATAAGGTAACAGATTAGCTTTCTTTAAGTATGCTTCCACTACCTTTGAACCTGGCGCTAAGGATGTCTTTACATACGGTTTTACTTTCAAACCTTTTTTAACAGCATTCCTAGCCAACAATCCTGCTCCGATCATAACATATGGGTTTGAAGTATTTGTACAAGATGTAATCGCTGCAATAACTACACTACCATCCCTGATATTAACAGGGGTATCATTTAATGTAATAGTCACAATGGTATCTTTTTTCGAAGCGGAAACACGTGTTTTAACATCTTTTAAAGATATCCTATCCTGTGGTCTTGAAGGCCCTGCTATGGAAGGCTCAATGGAACCCAAATCTATCTCTAACACATCTGTATAATCTACCTTCTCCTGACCTGTATAGTACAAACCTATCTTTTTAGCATATATCTCAAGGATATCAGCATACTTCTCTCTATTGGTAAGTTTAAGATAGTCAATTGTTTTTTTATCTATAGGAAATATCCCTAATGTTGCACCAAACTCTGGTGTCATATTAGAGATTGTGGCTCTGTCTGTAATAGAAAGTGTTTTGATACCTGGGCCAAAATACTCCACAAACTTATCCACTACCCCATATCGGCGCAACTTCTCGGTAATTGTCAAAATTAGATCTGTTGCCGTAACCCCTTCTTTAAGTTCACCAACAAGTTTTACACCGATAACCTCTGGTATTGGCATATAGTAAGGTTGCCCCAGCATAACTGCTTCCGCTTCAATACCACCCACACCCCAACCCATTACACCTATACCATTTACCATAGGGGTATGGGAATCTGTCCCGATACAGGTATCAGGATAGACAAGCTTTCCCTGTTTCCTTTCCTCCACGACAACAACTTTTGCTAAATATTCAAGGTTTACTTGATGACAGATACCAGAATTCGGTGGCACAACCCTGAAATTATGAAAAGCCTTTTGTGCCCATTTCAAAAACTTGTACCTCTCTTCATTTCTTTTATACTCTAAGAAAACATTTTTGTTGATACTATCAGAAGTCCCGTAGTAGTCGATCTGAACAGAGTGATCTACTACAAGATCCACGGGAACCAAAGGATTTATCTTTTCTGGGTTCTTACCCAAACTAACCATCGCATCCCTCATGGCAGCAAGATCAACAACAGCTGGAACACCAGTGAAATCCTGCATCAGCACCCTAATCGGTTTATAGGGGATCTCCACCGGGGAATCCTGCTTCTTCTTCCAACCCGCAACATTCTTAACATCCTTCTCAGTTATAATTTCCTCATCTAAATTCCTTAAGATATTCTCCAAAAGTATCTTTATCGAATACGGGAGCCTTTTTATATCAAAACCATCTTTGGATAGCTTGTTTATATCATAGTAATAATACTCTTTTTCTTCAAACTCAAAACTGCTCAAAAACTTCTCCTTTTCCATACAAACCCCCAAACGATGAACTTTTTGACTTTTATCTTTTCTGATTTTAATATACTAGAACAAATTTGTAAACTAAATATTTGCTTTTTTTGTTTAGTTGTAATATAAAAAATAAAAAAATGAGGTGCTTCTATGTTTGTTGGGCATTTATCTGATGTTAAAGGGGTTAATTATGAAACAGATGAGATCAAAGGTGTCATTAAACAGGTAGCTATAGGAAAAAAAGAAGGCTGGGATGATTATGTAATGAGGGTCTTTACAATAAAAAATGGAGGTAATACTCCCAGACATAGCCATGATTGGTGCCATGTAAACTACGTAATAGAAGGAGAAGGTACCCTTTTTTTAGACGGCAAGGAGTATGAGGTTAAAGCTGGTTCCATAGCCTATATACCCAACAACAAAGAACACCAATTTAAAGCCAACAAAGGTTCAGATATAAAATTTATATGTATAGTCCCAGAAAAAGGAGAATATTAAAAGGAGAAAAAAGATGAGACTATTTTTTACTTTATTACTAACTTTCATTACCACATCTCTTTTTGCGAACGATATCGAAAAAAACCTTGAAAAAAATCTTCTGCTAAACTTTGAAAAACGAGGTATAAAAGATGTAACAATAGACGTTGATGTAATAAAAGAGATTGATGAGGTAAAGGGGTATTATCTTGTAAAAGCTACAATTATTGACAAAAAAAACAATAAAAAAGTGGATCAGTACCTGGTTAGCAACGGTAATATTTTACTTCCAGATATTATAGACATAACAAAAGGTAACAGCATAGTAAAAGACCTTATTTTTTCTTATGATGTGACCAACGTCGATGTTTCAAAGTTAACCCTTATCTATGGGAACAAAAATGCAAAAAATGTTATAGTTAAAGTATCCGACTTTGAATGCCCATATTGTAGAAAAGCCAATGAATATCTCGAAACGAAGTTAAATAACAACAAAAAAGAGGTAGCAGTCTATCTACTCCATTACCCTCTTTCAATCCACAAAAAAGCAAATCTATATGCAAGGATCTTAGAGGCTGGTCTTAAGTTGGGTAAAAATTTCACCAACGAACTATACTCTGGCAAATACGATAACATGGAAGAATCTAAAATAATAGAAACTTTTGGGCAGATGACAGGTAAAAAAGTCGATTTTGAAAAGCTATTAAACTCCAAAGAAATAGCCGATAAAATCAAATCACACATGGAATATGCTGAAAAATTGGGGATAAATTCTACTCCTATTATTTTTATAAATGGTAGAAAGGTAGAAGGCTATAACACGCAACTCATAGACAAAGGTTTTTCAATGATGAAATAAACAGATAGAGGTGGTGCATGGCTATTCAACCTTTAGATTTTGAAGTACCTATATATGAACTGGAAAAAAAATTAGAAGAGTTAAAGGGTATTTCTGAGATTGTAGATAAAGATATAGAGAGTAAGATCCAAAAACTTGAAGATAGAATTAAAAAGGTCAAAGCAAACATCTACCGCAATCTAACCCCAGCCCAAAAAGTTTTGGTTGCAAGACATCCAAACAGACCATACACGCTTGACTATATTTCAGCACTCTTTGAAGACTTTGTGGAACTTCATGGTGATAGACTGTTCATGGATGATGCTGCAATAGTGGCTGGTATTGCAAAATTTGAAGGGGAACCATGTGTTGTAATCGGACATCAGAAAGGTAGAAACACCAAAGAAAACATCTTTAGAAACTTTGGAATGCCCAATCCAGAAGGTTACAGAAAAGCTAAAAGAATATTTGAATTGGCAGATAAGTTTAAAAGGCCTATTTTCACTTTCGTCGATACGCCCGGAGCTTATCCAGGTATTGGTGCTGAAGAAAGGGGGCAGGCAGAAGCTATTGCTAAAAATCTCTTCGTCATGGCAGGCTTAAAAGTACCGATGATCACTGTGATTACCGGTGAAGGAGGTAGTGGAGGTGCCCTCGCAATAGCAATGGGCAATAGGGTTCTCATGTTAGAACATTCGATCTATGCAGTTATTAGCCCTGAAGGTTGTGCTTCCATTCTATGGAAAGATGCCAGCTATTCCAAAAGAGCCGCAGAAGCCTTGAAACTAACCGCTCAAGACCTCAAATCATTAAACATAATTGATGAAATTATCAAAGAACCAGTAGGAGGTGCCCACAGGGACCACGAATCCACATTTAACAACGTAAAAAGAGCCCTCAAAAAACATTTCAATGAACTTAAACAGTACTCCCCAGAAGAACTTTTTGAAATGCGCTACCAAAAATTTAGGAACATGGGTGTATTTACTGAACAGTAGCATAATTCTACGGAGCAATAGTTGCCATCAGAAATAATTATTCTCCCTGAAGAGATCTCCAATAAGATTGCAGCTGGAGAGGTGGTTGAAAAACCATATAATGTTGTCAAAGAACTACTGGAAAACGCTATCGATGCATCTGCAGATAAAATAGATATAGAGCTGAGAGATGGTGGTTTTTCCCTCATAAAAGTCACAGATAACGGCATAGGAATATTACCTGATGATATACCCAAAACAATTGAGCGGTTTGCCACTAGCAAGATAAGATCCTTTGAAGATATATACAACTTAAGAACTTATGGCTTTCGGGGAGAAGCTTTAGCAGCTATCAGTTCGGTTTCCGACTTCAAAATATCATCCAGACGAAATGGTTATGATGGATACACCCTCATAAAAAACTATGGTGAACCCAGTGAAGTCAAGCCATCCCCTATCCCTCACGGAACGATTGTCGAAGTATCCAATCTTTTTCAAAAAATTCCGGTTAGAAAAAAATTTCTCAAAAATTCAAACAATGAGTATAAAGAGATTATAAAATTCGTCAAACAGTTTGCATCTATTAACTACAACGTTTCCATAACCCTTAGCAACGATGGGGAAATCGTCTTAGATTTCTCTAAAGATAAAAAGATGTTCGATAGGGTAAAAAAGGTATTCAATGAATCTAATATTTTTGAAGTATGCAATAGATATGACAATCTACGACTCAATGCCGTCATAGGTAATCCCCAATGCCAGAAATATCGTAAGGATTATATTATCATAGCAGTAAATAAAAGGATTATAAAAGATTATAATATCCAGCAGGCAGTTATAAATGCTTACAATAGACTTATCCCTGAAAACAGGTTTCCCTTTGCCGTTCTTGATATACAGATAAGTGGTAATGATGTGGATATAAACGTTCACCCAACAAAATCCTCAGTAAAATTTTATAACAATAATGATATATTTCTTTTTATCTATGACTCAATAAAAAATGCTCTTTATGAAAACGCTTTGCCCAAATATACCTACAATACATTGAACGATAATAACCCCAAACTCTCTGATATTTCAGTAAAAGAATCACATCCCCTTTATGAAATTGATTTATCAAAACAGTTTCAGATAGAAGAAGTCATACAACAAAATAAGAGAGAAGATAAAGTCATAGAGAAAGACAATGACAACCTCAAGATAATAGGTCAACTGTTTAAAACTATAATCTTATGTGAAAAAGATAACGAACTCATACTTATTGACCAACATATTGCCCATGAAAGGGTACTTTTTGAAAAGTACAAAAAATCTTCAACCTTCATCCCTACCATAACTCTTTATGAACCAATACTGCTAGATTTAGAAAGTGATGAAGTAGATTTATTTAAAAATCTTTTAGATAGTTTGAAAAAATACGGATTTAATATGGAGTTTTTTGGAAAAAAAAGCATTAAAATAACAACAATACCCACTTATGTAATCAAAAAAGATCCAACAGAAGAGATAAAAAATATAGTATCCGAACTAATATCATTAAAAATACCTGATGATGATAAACTCCCACTTATTTTATCCTGTAAAAATGCGATAAAATCAGGCGACTACCTCACAACCTTTGAAATGGAAGAAATTGTCAGAAATTTATTTCAAACATCAAATCCCTACACCTGCCCACATGGTAGACCTATCTTCATTAGTATATCTAAAGAAACTATCTTTAAGAAATTTCAAAGATGAAGATTCCAATAATCACTGGTTACACAGCTACAGGGAAAACTGAGATCGCCCTCCTGATATCAAAATACCTCCCAGTTGAAATAATCAGTGCAGATGCGTTTCAGGTCTATAAATACATGGATATAGGTACAGCCAAACCATCCAAAGAGGAACTTTCAGCAGTTAAACACCATTTAATAGACATCTTAGAACCAGACGAAACCTATTCGGCTGGAGTCTTTTTTGAAAAAGCGGAACAACTGATTGAAGAGATTTCAAAAAGATGTAAAATACCTATAATTGTTGGAGGAACTGGCCTTTATGTTGAAACACTAAAAAAAGGGCTCTTTGTGGAACCAGCATTGATAAAAGAACTTAGACCATCGATTGAAAAAGAGCTATCATCCAAAGGTATATCCTATTTCTACCAAGCTCTTCTACAAAAAGATCCCATATATGCCCAAAAAATCTCAAAAAATGACAGGAACAAGATATTAAGAGCTTTTGAAATAATGGAATCCACTGGTCTAACTGTCACCGAAGCCCATAAAAAATACCATAGACAACCTAAATTTTTATACAATATCTATGTCATTGAAAAAAACAGAATCAAACTATATGATGATATAAATAAAAGAGTAATTAACATGTTTTCATCCGGCTGGGTAGATGAAGTAAAACGTCTATTGGATAGGGGTTTTTCTCCACAATTACATTCTTTTAAAGCTATAGGGTATCGGGAGATTGCCGAATTCCTATGTAACTCAAACATAACCCTTCAACAACTGATAAATTATATACAAACCAAAACAAGGCAATTTGCAAAAAGGC
Encoded proteins:
- the mutL gene encoding DNA mismatch repair endonuclease MutL → MPSEIIILPEEISNKIAAGEVVEKPYNVVKELLENAIDASADKIDIELRDGGFSLIKVTDNGIGILPDDIPKTIERFATSKIRSFEDIYNLRTYGFRGEALAAISSVSDFKISSRRNGYDGYTLIKNYGEPSEVKPSPIPHGTIVEVSNLFQKIPVRKKFLKNSNNEYKEIIKFVKQFASINYNVSITLSNDGEIVLDFSKDKKMFDRVKKVFNESNIFEVCNRYDNLRLNAVIGNPQCQKYRKDYIIIAVNKRIIKDYNIQQAVINAYNRLIPENRFPFAVLDIQISGNDVDINVHPTKSSVKFYNNNDIFLFIYDSIKNALYENALPKYTYNTLNDNNPKLSDISVKESHPLYEIDLSKQFQIEEVIQQNKREDKVIEKDNDNLKIIGQLFKTIILCEKDNELILIDQHIAHERVLFEKYKKSSTFIPTITLYEPILLDLESDEVDLFKNLLDSLKKYGFNMEFFGKKSIKITTIPTYVIKKDPTEEIKNIVSELISLKIPDDDKLPLILSCKNAIKSGDYLTTFEMEEIVRNLFQTSNPYTCPHGRPIFISISKETIFKKFQR
- a CDS encoding DsbA family protein; translated protein: MRLFFTLLLTFITTSLFANDIEKNLEKNLLLNFEKRGIKDVTIDVDVIKEIDEVKGYYLVKATIIDKKNNKKVDQYLVSNGNILLPDIIDITKGNSIVKDLIFSYDVTNVDVSKLTLIYGNKNAKNVIVKVSDFECPYCRKANEYLETKLNNNKKEVAVYLLHYPLSIHKKANLYARILEAGLKLGKNFTNELYSGKYDNMEESKIIETFGQMTGKKVDFEKLLNSKEIADKIKSHMEYAEKLGINSTPIIFINGRKVEGYNTQLIDKGFSMMK
- the miaA gene encoding tRNA (adenosine(37)-N6)-dimethylallyltransferase MiaA encodes the protein MKIPIITGYTATGKTEIALLISKYLPVEIISADAFQVYKYMDIGTAKPSKEELSAVKHHLIDILEPDETYSAGVFFEKAEQLIEEISKRCKIPIIVGGTGLYVETLKKGLFVEPALIKELRPSIEKELSSKGISYFYQALLQKDPIYAQKISKNDRNKILRAFEIMESTGLTVTEAHKKYHRQPKFLYNIYVIEKNRIKLYDDINKRVINMFSSGWVDEVKRLLDRGFSPQLHSFKAIGYREIAEFLCNSNITLQQLINYIQTKTRQFAKRQITWFKHMDGIKRVDYGVLNIDNLVHDIELNYFGK
- the acnA gene encoding aconitate hydratase AcnA, whose translation is MEKEKFLSSFEFEEKEYYYYDINKLSKDGFDIKRLPYSIKILLENILRNLDEEIITEKDVKNVAGWKKKQDSPVEIPYKPIRVLMQDFTGVPAVVDLAAMRDAMVSLGKNPEKINPLVPVDLVVDHSVQIDYYGTSDSINKNVFLEYKRNEERYKFLKWAQKAFHNFRVVPPNSGICHQVNLEYLAKVVVVEERKQGKLVYPDTCIGTDSHTPMVNGIGVMGWGVGGIEAEAVMLGQPYYMPIPEVIGVKLVGELKEGVTATDLILTITEKLRRYGVVDKFVEYFGPGIKTLSITDRATISNMTPEFGATLGIFPIDKKTIDYLKLTNREKYADILEIYAKKIGLYYTGQEKVDYTDVLEIDLGSIEPSIAGPSRPQDRISLKDVKTRVSASKKDTIVTITLNDTPVNIRDGSVVIAAITSCTNTSNPYVMIGAGLLARNAVKKGLKVKPYVKTSLAPGSKVVEAYLKKANLLPYLEALGFHVTAYGCTTCIGNSGPLLTEIEKVIVENNLNVASVLSGNRNFEARIHQLVKSNYLSSPILVVAYALAGNIDIDFTSEPIGFTPYGEKVMLKDIWPKSEEIEEILEHVFTKADFKREYAKIFDGDEFWKRLNVRNDKIYNWQERSTYIKKPPYFDDFDSTLSESYDILGARVLLMLGDSITTDHISPAGEIDPDYPAGKYLISKGVGEYDFNSYGSRRGNHEVMIRGTFGNIRLKNKMVDKEGSWTIKYPERRLGFVYDVAMEYKKDNTPLIVLAGKEYGTGSSRDWAAKGTRLLGIKAVIAESFERIHKSNLVGMGVLPLQFKDGESWQSLGLKGDEVFNLKGIQQIYPRKTISVEAVRQDGGKTVFEVVARLDTQIEVEYYLNGGILPYVLRRFL
- a CDS encoding cupin domain-containing protein, with amino-acid sequence MFVGHLSDVKGVNYETDEIKGVIKQVAIGKKEGWDDYVMRVFTIKNGGNTPRHSHDWCHVNYVIEGEGTLFLDGKEYEVKAGSIAYIPNNKEHQFKANKGSDIKFICIVPEKGEY
- a CDS encoding acetyl-CoA carboxylase carboxyltransferase subunit alpha, yielding MAIQPLDFEVPIYELEKKLEELKGISEIVDKDIESKIQKLEDRIKKVKANIYRNLTPAQKVLVARHPNRPYTLDYISALFEDFVELHGDRLFMDDAAIVAGIAKFEGEPCVVIGHQKGRNTKENIFRNFGMPNPEGYRKAKRIFELADKFKRPIFTFVDTPGAYPGIGAEERGQAEAIAKNLFVMAGLKVPMITVITGEGGSGGALAIAMGNRVLMLEHSIYAVISPEGCASILWKDASYSKRAAEALKLTAQDLKSLNIIDEIIKEPVGGAHRDHESTFNNVKRALKKHFNELKQYSPEELFEMRYQKFRNMGVFTEQ